A genomic segment from Fundulus heteroclitus isolate FHET01 chromosome 6, MU-UCD_Fhet_4.1, whole genome shotgun sequence encodes:
- the fam131a gene encoding protein FAM131A isoform X1: MSAMMFSPRCRERMERQTLEEVKFEEGEMIPKSGKSPADSRKSVGIHEFAALARSSLNGISQAVRDHVTKPTSLAQGRVAHLIEWKGWPKPTGPPPGTHSQFNSYCRLTEGEKEARFAAGVAEQFAIAEAKLRAWASVDEDDEEDFNDEDGQTRTMSTESPDAAVSEPIRGDPCHPEAQDVEVPPSVHPSGSISSSSSSSSSDGPFPDRPSADNDLESDSPGSRSGYLCPFLEEEEEEEEERLSGLAEQLAPSQEQRGEVCVHSKPEWRPRNRSSRFDSCYSTSHSESPGEEDEEDEEEEEEGSVFHEVRVWHCSPRGFFSDRRSSGVASFDEEEGREEAEEEKKEEKEHLM; encoded by the exons ATGTCCGCAATGATGTTCAGCCCCAGGTGCAGGGAAAGAATGGAGAGGCAGACCCTGGAAGAG GTGAAATTCGAAGAGGGTGAAATGATTCCAAAGTCGGGAAAATCTCCAGCAGACTCCAGGAAAAGTGTTGGCATCCATGAATTTGCAGCCCTCGCCAGATcctccctaaatg GCATCTCTCAGGCAGTGAGGGACCATGTGACAAAGCCAACCTCCCTGGCTCAGGGCCGGGTCGCCCACCTCATAGAGTGGAAAGGTTGGCCTAAACCTACAGGTCCTCCGCCGGGAACTCACTCCCAGTTCAACTCTTACTGTCGTCTGACTGAAGGGGAGAAGGAGGCTCGGTTTGCAGCAG GAGTGGCTGAGCAGTTTGCCATCGCTGAGGCCAAGCTTCGTGCCTGGGCGTCTGTGGATGAAGACGACGAGGAAGATTTCAACGATGAAGATGGGCAGACTCGCACCATGTCCACCGAGAGTCCAG ACGCCGCCGTGTCCGAACCTATCCGGGGAGACCCATGCCACCCTGAGGCTCAAGACGTCGAGGTGCCGCCGTCTGTTCATCCCTCAGGctccatcagcagcagcagcagcagcagcagcagcgacggCCCCTTCCCGGATAGGCCTTCAGCTGATAATGACCTGGAGAGCGACTCGCCCGGATCGCGCAGCGGCTACTTGTGTCCTTTcctggaggaagaagaagaagaagaggaagagaggcTGAGCGGCCTGGCGGAGCAGCTGGCTCCCTCGCAGGAGCAGCGTGGCGAGGTGTGCGTCCACAGCAAGCCAGAGTGGCGGCCTCGAAACAGAAGCAGCAGGTTCGACTCCTGCTACTCCACGTCTCACTCGGAGTCTCCCGGGGAGGAGGACgaagaggacgaggaggaggaggaggaaggcagCGTGTTTCACGAGGTGCGGGTGTGGCACTGCAGCCCCAGAGGCTTCTTCTCTGACCGGAGGTCTTCCGGAGTGGCGTCTTTTGACgaagaggaggggagggaggaggcagaggaagagaagaaggaggagaaggagcatTTGATGTGA
- the fam131a gene encoding protein FAM131A isoform X2, producing MIPKSGKSPADSRKSVGIHEFAALARSSLNGISQAVRDHVTKPTSLAQGRVAHLIEWKGWPKPTGPPPGTHSQFNSYCRLTEGEKEARFAAGVAEQFAIAEAKLRAWASVDEDDEEDFNDEDGQTRTMSTESPDAAVSEPIRGDPCHPEAQDVEVPPSVHPSGSISSSSSSSSSDGPFPDRPSADNDLESDSPGSRSGYLCPFLEEEEEEEEERLSGLAEQLAPSQEQRGEVCVHSKPEWRPRNRSSRFDSCYSTSHSESPGEEDEEDEEEEEEGSVFHEVRVWHCSPRGFFSDRRSSGVASFDEEEGREEAEEEKKEEKEHLM from the exons ATGATTCCAAAGTCGGGAAAATCTCCAGCAGACTCCAGGAAAAGTGTTGGCATCCATGAATTTGCAGCCCTCGCCAGATcctccctaaatg GCATCTCTCAGGCAGTGAGGGACCATGTGACAAAGCCAACCTCCCTGGCTCAGGGCCGGGTCGCCCACCTCATAGAGTGGAAAGGTTGGCCTAAACCTACAGGTCCTCCGCCGGGAACTCACTCCCAGTTCAACTCTTACTGTCGTCTGACTGAAGGGGAGAAGGAGGCTCGGTTTGCAGCAG GAGTGGCTGAGCAGTTTGCCATCGCTGAGGCCAAGCTTCGTGCCTGGGCGTCTGTGGATGAAGACGACGAGGAAGATTTCAACGATGAAGATGGGCAGACTCGCACCATGTCCACCGAGAGTCCAG ACGCCGCCGTGTCCGAACCTATCCGGGGAGACCCATGCCACCCTGAGGCTCAAGACGTCGAGGTGCCGCCGTCTGTTCATCCCTCAGGctccatcagcagcagcagcagcagcagcagcagcgacggCCCCTTCCCGGATAGGCCTTCAGCTGATAATGACCTGGAGAGCGACTCGCCCGGATCGCGCAGCGGCTACTTGTGTCCTTTcctggaggaagaagaagaagaagaggaagagaggcTGAGCGGCCTGGCGGAGCAGCTGGCTCCCTCGCAGGAGCAGCGTGGCGAGGTGTGCGTCCACAGCAAGCCAGAGTGGCGGCCTCGAAACAGAAGCAGCAGGTTCGACTCCTGCTACTCCACGTCTCACTCGGAGTCTCCCGGGGAGGAGGACgaagaggacgaggaggaggaggaggaaggcagCGTGTTTCACGAGGTGCGGGTGTGGCACTGCAGCCCCAGAGGCTTCTTCTCTGACCGGAGGTCTTCCGGAGTGGCGTCTTTTGACgaagaggaggggagggaggaggcagaggaagagaagaaggaggagaaggagcatTTGATGTGA